One genomic window of Luteitalea pratensis includes the following:
- a CDS encoding DUF4097 family beta strand repeat-containing protein, giving the protein MRLAIRAAQAGALLLPLGLLSGGCELMMAGPRAQASDQWEKTYAVGPSATLEIENTNGAIDVRTHAAPTIIVKAQRTAKAMSEQGARELLARTNLEQRASAEFVRLATPHNQGFSRGQQLEVRYEVLVPATIAVNLTTVNGKVELDGVTGAVALETVNGGIEAQGLTGLRKAETVNGSIRLGLGSLPSEGAQIETVNGSVAVNMPSAAPANVSVRTVNGGITVDGFVNVTGAERKRRHYEGKLNGGGPTLRVETVNGGVSVNAKAATAVATDAGSQ; this is encoded by the coding sequence ATGAGACTAGCCATACGCGCCGCCCAGGCCGGTGCCCTGCTGCTTCCTCTCGGCCTTCTCTCGGGTGGCTGCGAACTGATGATGGCCGGACCGCGCGCCCAGGCCTCCGATCAGTGGGAAAAGACATACGCGGTCGGGCCGTCAGCCACGCTCGAGATCGAGAACACCAACGGGGCGATCGACGTGCGCACGCATGCGGCGCCCACCATCATCGTCAAGGCCCAGCGAACCGCCAAGGCGATGAGCGAGCAGGGCGCGCGCGAGCTCCTCGCGCGAACCAACCTCGAGCAACGAGCGTCGGCCGAATTCGTGAGGCTCGCCACCCCTCACAACCAGGGCTTCTCGCGTGGCCAGCAACTCGAGGTGCGGTATGAGGTGCTGGTGCCGGCAACGATTGCGGTGAACCTCACCACCGTGAATGGCAAGGTGGAACTCGACGGCGTGACCGGCGCCGTGGCCCTCGAGACCGTGAACGGCGGCATCGAGGCCCAGGGCCTGACTGGCCTCCGGAAGGCCGAGACGGTGAACGGAAGCATCCGCCTGGGGCTCGGCAGCCTGCCCTCGGAGGGTGCGCAGATAGAGACGGTCAATGGCAGCGTGGCGGTGAACATGCCGTCGGCGGCGCCAGCCAACGTGTCGGTCCGGACCGTCAATGGCGGCATCACCGTCGACGGCTTCGTCAACGTCACCGGGGCTGAGCGCAAGCGGCGCCACTACGAGGGCAAGTTGAACGGCGGCGGCCCGACGCTGCGCGTCGAAACCGTCAACGGCGGCGTGTCGGTCAACGCGAAGGCGGCCACGGCTGTGGCCACCGACGCAGGGTCCCAGTAG
- a CDS encoding IPT/TIG domain-containing protein yields MICPGLPGQFRRAWLTLCLLLLVQAGPALAGSVRLYWDPNTEPDLAGYVLVYGNASGVYTTSVTLPASAVTHEFIDLPDGTYYFAVRAFNAANAQSGYSNEVRVVISTPDEDSSPTITSLTPSSGPTTGGTTITISGSDFRAGATVFVGGTPATVTAATDTWATVVAPASSAGLVAVTLTNPDGGTYTFPSSFTYVTAGAPVSDPVITSVTPASGPTTGGSAVTLSGVGFQAGATVLFGGSPGTVTSVTTTSIKVTNPVGPAGPVTITVVNPDGGSMTMAAAFTYVQPAVTAPTISTISPASGPTTGNTLVTMTGTGFKAGVIVKFGDVAGSVTSVATTTLSVLTPAAVAGPVAVTVTNTDGGAASRGAGFTYVATSTAGSPTVTSFSPSFGSIAGGTNVTITGTNFKSGVVVRLGALSGTVMSVTATSIVVRTPAQTEGIVSLTVLNSDGNGVLLPQAFTYRAPAPVVTSLSPVKGPAMGNTDVTINGSNFRAGVSVSVDTLQATIVSVTATRIVARMPAHAPTLVGLTVTNPDSQLVWKPSAYTYVSGGPAITQVLPGSGPMSGANTIAILGSGFSNATVAIGGVNATVLTRTADMLTVRVPAHGAGVVALLVRNSDGLSVTAPNAYAYEDPNAPFTRLFAEGASGSFFQTRFALANPHDEAVPVTVTFTDTAGTPTTMEMTIAAGSRATIDESNRPPLASEAFATKFEAPRVLGIERTMTWAAGGPIYGAHSDTGVAAPRTSWLLAEGATIGGFNTFYLLQNPTTTAAEVKVQYLLSTGQRIERIHPVAPLSRTNIWVNKDAPELAAAEMSATITSLNNVPVVVERSMYRNNGNELFSAGHNSAAVDVPALRWFLAEGATGGTFDEFVLIANPNGAPANLKVSYLRAGKSPLVKNYTAAPQSRLTIWVDKEAPELASAEVSIIVESLTATPVVVERSMWWRATPAGEWIEAHNNRAVTTTTSRWLVADGESGGPGDATTYVLVANTAAAAAQVRFTLLTESGVARTVQDTVTANGRYSMDVAGTFPEARGKRFSVLVEGVSSSAALVVERASYSSTPTTTWAAGTNSLAMPLP; encoded by the coding sequence ATGATTTGCCCCGGCCTCCCCGGCCAGTTTCGTCGTGCGTGGCTGACGCTCTGCCTGCTCCTCCTGGTGCAGGCCGGGCCGGCGCTCGCCGGCAGCGTTCGCCTCTACTGGGACCCGAATACCGAGCCTGATCTCGCAGGATATGTGCTGGTGTACGGCAATGCGTCCGGGGTCTACACGACCTCGGTGACGCTGCCGGCCTCGGCCGTGACCCACGAGTTCATCGATCTCCCGGACGGGACCTACTACTTCGCGGTCCGCGCGTTCAACGCCGCCAACGCACAGAGCGGGTACTCGAACGAGGTACGCGTCGTGATTTCGACACCTGACGAGGACTCCTCGCCAACGATCACGAGCCTGACGCCCTCCAGCGGCCCCACGACGGGTGGCACGACGATCACCATCAGCGGGTCCGACTTCCGCGCCGGGGCGACGGTCTTCGTTGGAGGCACCCCGGCCACCGTGACGGCCGCGACCGATACGTGGGCGACCGTGGTTGCCCCGGCCAGCAGCGCCGGCCTTGTCGCCGTGACCCTGACCAACCCGGACGGCGGCACGTACACGTTCCCGTCGTCGTTCACGTACGTGACCGCCGGAGCACCGGTATCCGACCCGGTCATCACGAGTGTGACGCCCGCGAGCGGACCGACGACGGGCGGCAGTGCGGTCACGCTCAGCGGCGTTGGTTTCCAGGCGGGCGCCACGGTGCTCTTCGGCGGATCGCCGGGTACGGTGACGTCCGTCACGACGACCTCGATCAAGGTGACCAACCCGGTCGGGCCCGCAGGCCCGGTGACGATCACGGTCGTCAACCCGGATGGCGGCTCGATGACGATGGCCGCCGCGTTCACGTACGTCCAGCCCGCGGTCACAGCCCCGACGATCTCCACGATCTCGCCTGCCAGCGGCCCGACGACCGGCAACACGCTCGTGACCATGACCGGCACGGGTTTCAAGGCGGGGGTGATCGTCAAGTTCGGCGACGTCGCGGGCTCCGTGACGTCGGTGGCCACGACGACGCTCTCGGTGTTGACACCGGCAGCGGTCGCAGGTCCCGTGGCAGTTACCGTGACCAACACCGATGGCGGGGCTGCGTCGCGAGGCGCCGGCTTCACGTACGTCGCGACGTCGACCGCGGGTTCGCCGACGGTGACCAGTTTCTCGCCATCGTTCGGCTCGATCGCTGGCGGCACCAACGTGACCATCACGGGCACCAACTTCAAGAGCGGCGTGGTCGTTCGCCTGGGCGCGCTGTCGGGCACGGTGATGAGCGTGACCGCGACCAGCATCGTCGTACGCACGCCGGCGCAGACCGAGGGCATCGTCTCGCTGACGGTGCTGAACAGCGATGGCAACGGCGTCCTGTTGCCACAAGCTTTCACGTACCGTGCCCCCGCGCCGGTGGTGACGTCGCTGTCTCCGGTCAAGGGCCCGGCCATGGGCAACACCGACGTCACCATCAACGGATCGAACTTCAGGGCCGGCGTGAGCGTGTCGGTGGACACCCTGCAGGCGACGATCGTCTCGGTCACCGCCACCCGCATCGTCGCCCGCATGCCGGCGCACGCGCCGACGCTCGTGGGCCTCACCGTCACCAACCCGGACTCGCAGCTGGTCTGGAAGCCGAGTGCTTACACGTACGTCAGCGGAGGGCCGGCGATCACGCAGGTGCTGCCGGGGTCGGGTCCGATGTCCGGTGCCAACACGATCGCGATCCTCGGCAGCGGCTTCTCCAACGCCACGGTGGCCATCGGCGGCGTGAACGCGACGGTGCTGACCCGTACCGCCGACATGCTGACGGTGCGGGTTCCCGCTCATGGCGCTGGTGTGGTCGCGCTGCTCGTGCGCAACAGCGACGGCCTGAGCGTGACCGCGCCCAACGCATACGCCTACGAGGATCCCAATGCGCCATTCACGCGGCTTTTCGCCGAGGGCGCGTCGGGCAGCTTCTTCCAGACCCGCTTTGCCCTGGCCAATCCGCATGACGAGGCCGTCCCGGTGACGGTGACCTTCACCGACACGGCGGGGACGCCGACGACGATGGAGATGACGATCGCGGCTGGGTCGCGGGCGACGATCGACGAGAGCAACCGGCCACCGCTTGCGAGCGAGGCGTTCGCGACGAAGTTCGAGGCGCCCCGCGTCCTCGGTATCGAGCGCACGATGACCTGGGCCGCGGGAGGGCCGATCTACGGCGCGCACAGCGATACGGGGGTGGCTGCTCCGCGGACGTCGTGGCTGCTGGCCGAAGGAGCGACGATCGGCGGCTTCAACACCTTCTACCTGTTGCAGAACCCGACGACGACCGCGGCCGAGGTCAAGGTGCAGTACCTGTTGTCGACAGGGCAACGCATCGAGCGAATCCACCCAGTCGCGCCACTGTCGCGCACCAACATCTGGGTCAACAAGGACGCGCCCGAACTGGCGGCGGCGGAGATGTCGGCGACGATCACGTCGCTGAACAACGTCCCGGTGGTGGTGGAGCGGTCCATGTACCGCAACAATGGCAACGAACTGTTCAGCGCCGGCCACAACAGCGCCGCGGTGGACGTGCCGGCATTGCGGTGGTTCCTGGCCGAGGGTGCGACCGGCGGCACGTTCGACGAGTTCGTCCTCATCGCCAATCCCAATGGTGCGCCGGCCAACCTGAAGGTCAGCTACCTGCGGGCCGGCAAGTCGCCGTTGGTCAAGAACTACACCGCGGCGCCGCAGAGCCGCCTGACCATCTGGGTGGACAAGGAGGCGCCGGAACTCGCGTCGGCGGAAGTCTCGATCATCGTCGAAAGCCTGACCGCGACGCCGGTGGTGGTGGAACGGTCGATGTGGTGGCGCGCGACGCCGGCGGGCGAGTGGATCGAGGCGCACAACAACCGCGCCGTGACGACGACCACGTCGCGCTGGCTGGTGGCCGACGGCGAATCCGGCGGCCCGGGTGACGCGACCACCTACGTGCTCGTGGCCAACACCGCGGCGGCCGCCGCCCAGGTACGGTTCACGCTGCTGACCGAGTCCGGCGTGGCGCGCACCGTGCAGGACACGGTCACCGCCAACGGTCGCTATTCGATGGACGTGGCCGGGACGTTCCCCGAGGCCCGCGGCAAGCGTTTCAGCGTCCTGGTCGAGGGCGTGAGCAGTTCGGCAGCGCTCGTGGTCGAGCGGGCCTCGTATTCCAGCACGCCGACGACCACGTGGGCGGCCGGAACCAACAGCCTTGCCATGCCGCTGCCTTAG
- the ispG gene encoding flavodoxin-dependent (E)-4-hydroxy-3-methylbut-2-enyl-diphosphate synthase: MNITRLHRTIGVKVGHVQVGGGAPVVVQSMTSTDTADIAGTAAQIAALATAGSEIVRVTVNVPEAAAAVPEIKRRLLGEGCTVPIVGDFHYNGHLLLTRYPDCAAALDKYRINPGNVGTGVRRDEQFAMICAVAREHDKPVRIGVNGGSLNQELVMHRMQENTDRQLGRSSDDIINDCMVESAITSTGLALEAGLRDDQIIISCKVSRPLHLIDVYRKLSRATRQPLHLGLTEAGMGIKGLVWSSSAMGLLLHEGIGDTIRVSLTPRPGGDRCEEVYAACELLQALGLRAFSPSVTACPGCGRTTSSTFQELAQRIQGYIRERMPAWKREYEGVETMTLAVMGCVVNGPGESKAANIGISLPGTGEAPNCPVFIDGRHALTMRGTYEELALQFQGLVEDYVSSHYARLEAAVTPSA; the protein is encoded by the coding sequence ATGAACATCACTCGTCTTCATCGCACCATCGGCGTCAAGGTCGGGCACGTCCAGGTGGGCGGCGGCGCACCGGTGGTGGTCCAGTCCATGACCAGCACCGACACGGCCGATATCGCCGGCACGGCGGCACAGATCGCGGCGTTGGCAACGGCAGGCTCGGAGATCGTGCGCGTCACGGTCAACGTCCCGGAGGCGGCAGCCGCCGTCCCGGAGATCAAGCGCCGGCTCCTTGGCGAGGGTTGCACCGTCCCCATCGTCGGCGACTTCCACTACAACGGCCACCTGCTGCTGACGCGCTATCCCGACTGCGCGGCAGCCCTCGACAAGTACCGCATCAACCCGGGGAACGTGGGCACGGGCGTGCGGCGCGACGAGCAGTTCGCGATGATCTGCGCCGTCGCCCGCGAGCACGACAAGCCGGTGCGTATCGGCGTCAACGGCGGCTCGCTGAACCAGGAACTGGTGATGCACCGGATGCAGGAGAACACCGACCGGCAGCTGGGTCGCTCGTCCGACGACATCATCAACGACTGCATGGTCGAATCGGCGATCACCTCGACCGGGCTCGCGCTCGAAGCCGGGCTGCGCGACGATCAGATCATCATCTCGTGCAAGGTGTCGCGGCCCTTGCACCTGATTGACGTCTACCGGAAGCTCTCACGCGCCACGCGGCAACCCCTCCACCTCGGGCTGACCGAAGCCGGCATGGGCATCAAGGGCCTCGTCTGGTCGTCCTCGGCCATGGGCCTGTTGCTGCATGAGGGCATCGGCGACACGATTCGCGTCTCGCTCACACCTCGGCCCGGCGGCGACCGCTGCGAAGAGGTGTATGCGGCGTGCGAGCTGTTGCAAGCGCTTGGCTTGCGGGCGTTCAGCCCGAGTGTCACCGCGTGTCCTGGCTGCGGCCGCACCACCAGCAGCACCTTCCAGGAACTCGCCCAACGCATCCAGGGTTACATCCGGGAACGGATGCCGGCCTGGAAACGTGAGTACGAAGGCGTCGAGACGATGACGCTCGCGGTGATGGGCTGCGTGGTCAATGGCCCGGGCGAGTCGAAGGCCGCCAACATCGGCATCTCGCTGCCCGGCACCGGTGAGGCCCCGAACTGCCCCGTCTTCATCGATGGGCGTCATGCCCTGACGATGCGAGGCACGTACGAGGAACTCGCGCTGCAATTCCAGGGGCTCGTCGAGGACTACGTGTCCTCGCACTACGCGCGGCTCGAGGCCGCGGTCACGCCCTCGGCCTGA
- a CDS encoding DUF3810 family protein, with protein MGLHHPPAGHPAHHGTRSRRAARFGILALGALAITVPLPLPALGAWRQGYAWLQPVITRLTGRLPVAALDLLIVSVAVAALGLLWWRRANVRLLSAALTIAVLAALLWLSFLALWGWHYQVPTLETRLSLRPADVGAARGEAFARATVTQLNGWYPAAHATAWPSRADLPAILAPRLAAVLPHLGVATMPALPAPRPTMLDWYFRAGGIDGMTNPFGLEVLLNSRVLPLELPALAAHEYAHLAGFADEADASVVAWLACQSGSPALRYSSALAVLPHLLTGLPRETQRAVIGELGAGPLADLRAIAARLADQKPWVHAFAWQFYDRFLRANRVSEGVARYDAVARVLIGAADPTTGTLRRWPQPWPPSR; from the coding sequence ATGGGCCTACATCACCCACCAGCGGGGCATCCGGCTCATCACGGGACACGATCCCGTCGAGCTGCCCGCTTCGGGATCCTCGCCCTCGGCGCGTTAGCCATCACCGTCCCCCTGCCGCTGCCCGCGCTGGGCGCATGGCGACAGGGATACGCGTGGCTGCAGCCCGTGATCACGCGGCTGACCGGACGCCTGCCCGTGGCGGCCCTGGATCTGTTGATTGTGAGCGTGGCAGTCGCCGCGCTCGGGCTGCTGTGGTGGCGCCGCGCGAACGTGCGCCTGTTGTCGGCAGCCCTGACGATCGCGGTCCTGGCCGCGCTGCTGTGGCTGTCGTTCCTCGCGCTCTGGGGGTGGCACTACCAGGTGCCGACGCTCGAAACGCGGCTGTCTCTGCGGCCTGCCGATGTCGGTGCCGCGCGCGGTGAGGCGTTCGCGCGAGCGACCGTGACGCAACTCAATGGCTGGTACCCGGCCGCGCACGCGACTGCCTGGCCGTCGCGTGCAGACCTGCCGGCCATCCTGGCGCCGCGATTGGCCGCGGTCCTGCCGCATCTTGGCGTGGCCACGATGCCCGCATTGCCGGCGCCACGACCGACCATGCTGGACTGGTACTTTCGTGCGGGCGGGATCGACGGGATGACCAACCCGTTCGGCCTGGAGGTCCTGCTGAACTCGCGCGTGTTGCCCCTGGAACTACCCGCGCTGGCAGCGCACGAGTACGCGCACCTGGCTGGCTTTGCCGACGAGGCAGACGCCAGCGTGGTCGCGTGGCTGGCCTGCCAGAGCGGCTCGCCTGCGCTCCGCTACAGCAGCGCGCTGGCCGTGCTGCCGCACTTGCTGACAGGACTCCCGCGCGAGACCCAGCGGGCGGTGATTGGGGAGCTCGGGGCCGGGCCGCTCGCGGACCTGCGGGCGATCGCCGCCCGCCTTGCGGACCAGAAGCCGTGGGTCCACGCGTTCGCGTGGCAGTTCTACGATCGGTTCCTGCGGGCCAACCGGGTGAGCGAGGGCGTCGCGCGCTACGACGCCGTGGCCCGCGTGCTCATCGGCGCGGCCGATCCGACTACTGGGACCCTGCGTCGGTGGCCACAGCCGTGGCCGCCTTCGCGTTGA
- a CDS encoding NAD(P)/FAD-dependent oxidoreductase, whose amino-acid sequence MLRSGDADVAVKTTPGRRRVVIIGGGFGGLQAAKALRWADVDVVLVDRRNHHVFQPLLYQVATAGLSPGDIASPIRWILRRQQNVQVLLGDALHIDTDAHVLHLDIGQLRYDALIVATGATHAYFGHDDWQAQAPGLKTLEDAGLIRRHLLLAFEHAERTTDQAERTRQLTFVIVGGGPTGVELAGALAELANFSLARDFRSIDPSCAQVIIVEAGPRILAAFPEDLQQRAEDSLQRLGVKVRKNSPVTGIDDMGVTLANGNRIEASTVLWAAGVAASPLGRSLGAEVDRVGRVLVRPDLTVPGSDDVYVIGDLAHVEQDGTLLPGVAQVAMQQGEHAVENILRRFGNQPLRAFRYHDLGNLATIGRNAAIADFGGRWRFSGVFAWWLWLFIHVLKLTGFRNRIAVLIQWAWAYITHQRGIRLITGHDPVELPASGSSPSAR is encoded by the coding sequence GTGCTGCGAAGTGGTGACGCGGACGTCGCCGTCAAGACCACGCCTGGCCGTCGTCGCGTGGTCATCATCGGTGGTGGCTTCGGTGGGCTGCAGGCGGCCAAGGCGTTGCGCTGGGCCGACGTCGACGTCGTCCTCGTCGACCGTCGCAATCACCATGTGTTCCAGCCATTGCTGTATCAGGTCGCGACGGCAGGGCTGTCGCCAGGCGACATCGCGTCGCCGATCCGCTGGATCCTGCGTCGTCAGCAGAATGTCCAGGTACTGCTCGGCGACGCTCTGCATATCGACACTGACGCCCACGTCCTGCACCTCGACATCGGTCAGTTGCGCTACGACGCGCTGATCGTGGCAACCGGCGCCACGCATGCGTACTTCGGGCACGACGACTGGCAGGCGCAAGCGCCAGGCCTCAAGACGCTCGAAGATGCCGGGCTGATTCGCCGGCACCTGCTGCTCGCCTTCGAGCACGCCGAACGCACGACCGATCAGGCCGAACGCACGCGCCAACTCACGTTCGTGATCGTCGGCGGCGGACCGACGGGCGTGGAACTCGCCGGGGCGCTGGCCGAACTGGCCAACTTCTCGCTCGCGCGCGACTTCCGCAGCATCGACCCGAGCTGTGCCCAGGTGATCATCGTCGAGGCCGGCCCGCGCATCCTGGCGGCGTTCCCCGAGGATCTACAGCAGCGGGCGGAAGACTCGCTCCAGCGCCTGGGCGTCAAGGTGCGGAAGAATTCGCCGGTCACCGGAATCGACGACATGGGCGTCACCCTTGCCAACGGCAACCGAATCGAGGCGTCGACGGTGTTGTGGGCGGCCGGCGTTGCGGCCTCACCACTCGGGCGGTCCCTCGGTGCCGAGGTCGATCGGGTCGGACGGGTCCTCGTGCGCCCCGATCTCACGGTGCCCGGCTCCGACGACGTCTACGTGATCGGCGACCTCGCGCATGTCGAGCAGGACGGCACGCTGCTGCCGGGGGTGGCGCAGGTCGCGATGCAGCAGGGCGAACATGCGGTCGAGAACATCCTGCGCCGATTCGGCAATCAGCCGCTGCGCGCCTTCCGCTATCACGATCTCGGCAACCTCGCGACCATCGGTCGCAACGCCGCCATTGCCGATTTCGGCGGTCGCTGGCGCTTCTCCGGTGTATTCGCCTGGTGGCTGTGGCTGTTCATCCACGTCCTCAAGTTGACCGGCTTTCGCAACCGCATCGCGGTTCTCATCCAGTGGGCATGGGCCTACATCACCCACCAGCGGGGCATCCGGCTCATCACGGGACACGATCCCGTCGAGCTGCCCGCTTCGGGATCCTCGCCCTCGGCGCGTTAG
- a CDS encoding glycerophosphodiester phosphodiesterase family protein, producing the protein MRVFVRLIVVFVAVVAALTALAPSPFVIAHRGASAYAPEHTRDAYALALSQGADYVEQDLGLTRDRVLVCLHDLSLERTTNVEEVFPDRATVERVGDKDVRRWYVDDFTLEEVRRLDAGSWFDAAFKGAKVMTFQDAIDLVKGRAGIFPELKGPERLRAKGLSLEDAVVSALERNGLTDATINGRPAVWLQSFEEQSLRTLARRLPRIPRTFLIGTPDAAQRWLTPAGLREMRAFVTGIGPARPILEARPAMVAEAHAAGLTVVPWTFRARRGAAAEAATATTDMRRFTETYGVDGLFTDNPDLFPRPRR; encoded by the coding sequence GTGCGCGTCTTCGTTCGCTTGATCGTGGTCTTCGTCGCCGTGGTGGCTGCACTCACCGCCCTGGCACCCAGCCCCTTCGTCATCGCCCATCGCGGCGCGTCGGCCTACGCGCCCGAGCACACCCGCGATGCGTATGCACTGGCACTGTCGCAGGGTGCCGACTACGTGGAACAGGATCTCGGCCTGACGCGTGACCGGGTCCTCGTCTGCCTGCACGATCTGAGTCTCGAGCGGACGACGAATGTCGAGGAGGTCTTCCCCGATCGCGCCACCGTCGAACGCGTGGGCGACAAGGACGTGCGGCGCTGGTACGTGGACGACTTCACCCTCGAGGAGGTTCGCCGGCTCGATGCGGGCAGCTGGTTCGACGCCGCATTCAAGGGTGCAAAGGTGATGACGTTCCAGGACGCCATCGACCTCGTCAAGGGCCGGGCCGGGATCTTCCCGGAACTGAAGGGCCCGGAACGCCTGCGGGCCAAGGGCCTCAGCCTCGAGGATGCTGTCGTCAGTGCGCTCGAGCGTAACGGACTGACCGACGCGACCATCAATGGACGGCCCGCCGTCTGGCTGCAGTCGTTCGAGGAGCAGAGCCTGCGGACGCTGGCACGACGACTGCCGCGCATCCCGCGTACCTTCCTCATCGGCACGCCGGACGCCGCGCAACGGTGGCTGACGCCGGCCGGCCTGCGCGAGATGCGTGCCTTCGTGACCGGCATCGGCCCCGCGCGGCCGATCCTCGAGGCCAGGCCCGCCATGGTCGCCGAGGCGCACGCCGCGGGCCTCACCGTCGTGCCATGGACGTTCCGTGCCCGCCGCGGAGCGGCCGCGGAGGCCGCCACTGCCACGACCGACATGCGACGGTTCACCGAAACCTATGGCGTCGACGGCCTGTTCACCGACAACCCGGATTTGTTCCCTCGGCCTCGCCGCTGA